GCGCAGTGATCGGCGCTTGCTGGATTCCTTGGGTGCTGATCTGTGCAGATGGGAGACCGATCCGATCCACTGCCATCAGCTGCATGTGGTTTAGATGGACAGTGGTCGCCACGCCTACTCCAGCTTGGGTGGGCAGCGCTGAACTCGGAGCTTGAGGAGTGACTTATTTAGAgggaaaataaagttaaaaggAGATCTTTGTGCTACCAAGTTTGCAAGTTTAACCCAAGTACATAGTTCAGAATATTTTGTCAACATCAGTCAAATAATAAAGGGTATGTTAAGCTACAGCAGCTGTGATTGCCAGTATAACAACGTTGGTTGGCAGAGCTTACCAGGATACTGGCGGATGGTGGATACAGAGCTGCTGATGGGGGTGTAGGTGTGGGTCAGAGGGTATGACGAGGAGTACGCCGGCAGGAAATACTGGAACTGCACAGGCACCGAAggccttcaaaacaaaacatacagtacaagaTTATTCCAACACTCATCGTCAGCTGAATAAAGTATCTGTACTCATGAGGTTAACACAAGTTGATGCCATTTAATTCTTGTCTTAACTTCTTAagtattagggctgggtatcgccaagGATTTCCCCAATCATTTCGATTACCATACACAAGGTCCTGATTCGATTACTTTTCCAATTCGACTAAATATCAATTACCTTAGGGAAATTTaagttacaataccaattttgcTTAGATATGAAAGAGATTCTCACAAGAACTGTATAGGCTATATATTGTATAATTatacaagcaagaagcaaccctcaaaaatgttttataatgcaccaggttaatgtttttattaatcaAAAGGGGGTCCATTCTTCAAAAGgcatatataaaaatatggatTTTGGATTGTTTGAGTAATCAATAGATTACTtaaacaaagataattttttaatTGGAGAATACATTAATGTAACCTACCCCTACTTAATAAGGGATGCAAATAAAAGATAATTTCCTAATAATCACAGGATATGCATCTCATAATTAATAATCATCATATTCTCCATATCCATATATTTATAAACAATTCTTGGGCTTAATGCagagtacagcctcacagagatTCTAGTGTGACTGcagactcttagtcttgttaaGGTCCTTGCACACTGAGTCCGAAATTTCCGGGCGCTAAAAAAGAAATACGACCTCACGTTGTTTTAATCATGTTTACACACTGCCTCCCATTTCGTCCATCATAAAAAAATTCAAGTTaaattttcttccttttttccaCATCTGTAGCAAGcattttgatgtgttttaaCAAGGAGAAGGTATGAGCCTATCCAGAAATGCACCACAAAGACGTCACTAAGACAACAATAAAAATTCTGTCGTAAGGAGCGACGGCGAAATCGTCAGACAAATTTCAAGGAACGGCCAGAGAGTcgttgtttatgaccaaattacaaACCAGATATGTGGTAGCGGTGTaatttgtgttgtgtcttgcctcctgcacgctctagaaagagagacaggaagagaggtcTACAGTGtttaaattaagttttacaTTATGTGGtacattatttcattattatttattttgtaaggTGTAGATATGTAGAAtttttaaaatacatgtttatgttaaaataaatatatacctATACAAGTAGTTATGTCTCCTGTTGTATTGGTTTGCCCTCTTATGATAATGTGCAAATATAGATATGTAATGGAACCTCTGCGTTTTTTAGAAGGAATattcaaatgtcatttttgggcaattttaaCAGACCTTCAGTGGTCGACCTCTGTCTTCGTATTACCAAAACATTGTCCGTATTATGCATGTTTTTGTTACGTGGTGTCAACCGGCCAACACTGTGTGCTCACCTGTTGTCACTTCTTGCTTCCATGGTGACAGAGTTAGGAGACGAGCGATGGCCTGGGATGGGGATGAGGTTGGTTCTCTCCCCAGGGTAGTCCGACTGCACACGGGATGAGATGGGCTGAGGGACGACTTTAGCTGTAAAAACACCACCAAACACCACTAAGAATTCATTCAGATCAAGAGAACACCTCCTGCTCATGAAGTACACCACAGTGTTCCAACCCAAGACGCCACAGGGCCAACTTACCAACAGGGATGGCAGAGGTGGTCACTGCTGTAGCATGAGAGGAGTGCGATGCCATTGTCATGGTGACGATAGTGTTACTGGTCATTTGGCTATGTGGCACAGAGCCTATATAAAGAGGACAAGATAATTAACCATTTATATAAGATTAACTGCACAATTTGCAGTCTCATTTTTTGTTCCGTCAGTGAAGTGTTACAAAGTTTCATGGCTAGCTtataaacattaatatataaaaagGCAATAcctattgttgttgttgatgaaaTGGTGTTAGTGGCAACTATTGGTGCCACAGTAGCTGCCGCTACTGGTGTTACAGGACTGAAGATGGGCTTCTgttgggaagaaaaaaataagagcAATTATTTCAATCACTGTATTAAATGACCATTAGAGCTGCAACTGTTggttattttctcgattagttGTTCGGTctttaaaatatcagaaaatgaaaaatgtcgatccgtgtttcccaaagcccaagatgacatcctcaaatgtcttgttttgtccacaactcaagatattcagtttactgtcacagaggagagaagaaactagaaaacattcacatttaagaagctggaatcagggaatttttacttttaaaaaataaaataaaaagaagattACTCAAACCAatgaatcgattatcaaaatagttggcgattattttaatagttgacaactaatcgtttaatctttgcagctctaatgacTATTCATTATTTACGCAGGCAGCCATCAAGAAGCAGGAACCTGTGTCATGGTGTGCGGAGGCTGAAGCTTTTGAGCCCCAATTGCAGGGTGAGACGGCAGCGTGATCCGTGTGGCGGTGTCACGGGATGTCTGAGACCTCTGAATACTGACGGTGGCCGGAGGGGGGTGAATGGTcagccctggtctcctgggaaAAAAATAACTGTCCCTTTAGTGCATCAAATCAGGCACAGGCATGGTTTGATAAAAGTCCAGAGGGATTGGTCAGTGCAGAACCATTCTCACCAATTGCAACTGACATATTATTCTAGTACTGACACATGCAGCATCTCTACTTAGGCCCTAGTCAATACATTATTGGACTGCTACTTACCCATGTGCCACCTCTGCAGAGTGTGTGACTGATGGGCTGATAACTGGGGACTGAGTTCTAGTTGCTGAAATGGGGGCCACCACAGTTGGAAGCACAGCGGTAGACGTTGTTACAGTAGGGCGGGACTGGGGACGGGGGGAGGATGACACTGTTACACACAATGTTTCTCAAGGTCCAAAATGATACCAACAATTCATTAGATGAAAGTACATCCCGGTACCTGAATAGTCTGGTGGATGATGTGCTGCACTGTGGGCTGGCCGGGGCCCGCACTTGCTCCGGTGGCTGGCCGCAGGACCGTTTTGGGGTTGGACATaacagctgctgcagcagccCCTTCAGAACAAAGAAACAGACCTTTGTAGAGAAATGCACTGCCACAGATGAGTGGTAAATGGACAACTATTTCAAGTACAAGCAAGCATCAAGCGGGCCATACTGTTCCTATTACATCAGGCATACCTCGGGGTAGATGGGATGTGAAGGTCTGAGGAGGGACCGTAGGGGTCCCGATCTGCAGTGCTGGGGCACTGCCCCTAATGATCTGAATGTTTGCTGGCATTAGGTGGTGTAAGTTGCTAGAGTGACCCTGAAACACAATAAAAGCAGCCCACAACTTCAGTCATCAGCCAGAAAAAGACATACAACAACATACGCTAACAGCCGACTCACAGTGCACTCACCTGCTGACCACTGATAGTTGCCACAGGAATAGATGGGGTTGGAGCAATACTGCTCTCTATGGTGACAGTAATGTGACCAGGCACCTTGGAGGGTATGGGAATATGACCCTGGTTGGAAGCTGGTGCTGGGGCAATTAGACGACTTGGCATAGGTAACTTCAGGAcagcctaaaaaaaaatacatctctGGACTTTAGCCCTGAAGGGTATTAAGAACAATGCTAGAAATACAAGTTATGTGAATCCAGAAATGTTgcagtaaaacacatttttacaagGTAATTATAAGGTTAGACAGTTCCACATGGCAAGTATCCTTATCAAGTTGACAGTAAATTGTATTGGTGGGCCAGTAATCAAGCTATCAAAGCCCTTCCAGTTAAAGCACCTTGGAAACAATTTGTTGATTTATTACCATAGCATTTTATAGCCCACACAGCACAAAAGAAGACAAACTGTCCTACCTGATTTTATAAGTATACAAATAACACATCAACTAGATCTTTCAAATCTCTTCTCCAACATTTAAAAAGCAGTTgcttttgaatatattttgttaaaatacattttcatggAGTTCATCACTCCAAATTAAATTACATAAACAGGAAGTACTCAAAGCTGTAGTCTAAATCTATTTAGACTGAAAACAGAACAGGAATAAATCAACCTGAACAGTTTATTGTTCTCTGACCACAGAATGTATTATATCTTTGAAAACTTGTGTAGAATTTAACTATGTTCATCTCACACTGACAATGGTAAAGACACTACTACATAATAAGTACCTTCATCTGTCCCTCGGTGAGGACTGCAGGCTGGCCCTGTGGGAGGTGGACAGAGGGAGCAGGTACAGTCACAGGTGTGCCAGGCTTGATGGCCACGGTTTGGGGAGTAGCTTGTGGTTGGCCGAGCGTCTGCACTTGTGGGTAAGGTCTGACCACCATGGTCTCCTGCTTGTCATCTCTGAACGCCAAGCTTCCCCCGCCTCCAGCATGGGGGTGATCCTGGTGCCCGTGGTCAGCATCCCGACTGCTGTCAGCATCTGCACCAGAGAAGGAAAAAATTGTTTGATTAAACATTTACATGCGTCTTCCTCACCATACATGAAATATCCTGCTAGTCATTTCAgtggcaataataataataataataataataataataattcgttttatttatatagcgctttacatggtactGAAAGACACTTTaaagtaaaaccagcacatatatcacattaaaaacatataagcaataaaacaaacacataaagCAAGCATATTAGAagcaaattaaaaacaatacaatcagtaactatcaggtgagaaatgtaagactattgtatgtggaaagctaatctgaagaggtgtgttttgaacgtgtccaggtcagtacagtcacggatgtgtatgggtagagagttccagagggaggggggtcAATCCACTACCTGATGGGTTTGACGGCTGAGTGATAGACACCAGGTTTCCTGCAGCAGGGATCTGAGGTGCTCCCCCGCTGGAAGCAGGCAGCCCGTGTCGGGGGAATTGCTGGGAGCTCATTTGAACTAATTATGACCTAAAATAGTGGAAAGATTGTACATACATGTCAAGTACCAGACACAGTGAAGATATCATTAAGGTGTTAAGTCAGTTGATGAGTCCACTCCAATATTAAATATGTACGACGGCTACAACAATAAAAGCCTAGCAgatttaaccctttaaatgctaATGTAGCGCTGCGGAGTCCTGTTTTACGGTTATGTGTATGCAGATGTTACCGTGTCGTGAAGGTAGTAGGCAATGGTCGTTTTGTGGATTACAATTTTTCCATtcgtcttttcttttttccaacatGTAAGCCGGAAGAACGCTCAAGAAGAACTGGACCTCCCAGTTTCATTCTACCAATCAGAAAAGAGACTCTCAGATCGCTGACCAATCGGAGCTACGGAAACGTTTTGTCCATCCCAGTAGTGTGGAGCTAATCTGCTAGCAATGCCATCTTGCCGTGAaagactattattattattattattattattattattattattattattattattattattattattattattattatgtcgtcatcgtcgtcgtcgtcgtcgtcgtcgtacACAGGCCAGTAGTGGAAGAAGTTCTCTCATCTAGTCTGTATTAATAAacactcaagtacaagtaaaagtaatttaaaatacTAAAGAAAAAAGTACAGATTATTAGCGAAATCAAATGTATCACGATTattacattcatgtggatttgtcattttatcatcctgtttatgatgtatgtgtatgttgtgtgtgatgtctttaaattactgggaccttgaatttccccttgggggtCAATATAGTATatttaataaagtatatctaTCTAAAATGCAGAAACATCTCTGCAGAGAGTTACcatattttatgttattattattgatgcacACATGTAAGCATTTTTATGTTGTAGCTGGTCGATGTAGGCTATATATTTAACAATGCATCATATGTATCAtaaatgtaaaatcttaatctacAATAGCTGTCACATAACTGTAGTGGCCacggagtaaaaagtacaataatgACTACGAAGTAGCATGAAATAAGTAAATAGGTTACTACAAGTAACTCAAAGTTGTTCTTAATTGGACTACACGTAGTTAATTACATGTACTTAAAAGTACTTTCCACCATTGACAGTGTCAATATTACATTCCAAACCATAAAGGGCGTATATGGTAGCCCAGTGAAATGCTATTGAAAAAGGTAGTCTGCTGATGCCTTGCCGGTGGTTAGGTTCCCTCTAGAGTCTCCCGCTTTACAATCTGATTGGTACCGGCCGGTGCTGGCTGCTTTCTGATTGGTTCCTGCCAGAGAACTTAAATCTGAGCCCTCCTAGTGCACCAGTGCTACCGCAGTACTTTGGCTGAAACACTAGAGAGCAGTAGCCACTTACACAAATGTCAGTACTCTACTGTATGCCCCATGATGTTCACCtacagcacatgtgtcaaactcaaggcccgcgggccaaatcctgctccttgcagatttagatccggcccgtatatcaatttgggttcacaatacattttggccacgcctagttgtgcgccaaaccaaaaacacaggaaagtgttttttaaactgtaattaccTGACATTCGAGGGGACCGGTGGTgcggtggttagcactgtcgcctcacagcaagaaggttgtgggttcaTGCCCCGTTGGcccggcctttctgtgtggagttgcatgttctcccgtgtctgtgtgggttctctcGGGTACTCGGCTTCCTCCCGCGCCAAAGACATGCGGGCTAGGTTTATTGGTGTCCCTAAATTGTCCGTAGGTGTGCATTGTGAGTGAGTGGTTGTTCGTCTATGTGTgccctgcgatggactggcgacctgtccagggtgtaccgCTTGCCCGGCGTaatgctgggattggctccagccccaCGACCCTGTCCGGATgagtggttgacgatggatggatggatggtacctgacattcaaagcagaatttgggcagatttgtcgactctgagactcagaaattcccccagaagaagcagagagagagagttttaatattcaggctgagaaacaggttgttgttaaaaaaaatgtaatcattgttttgcttgatttgctaaattctacgatggctaaggaactcttttgtagggcttcatgtcaacaaaaatacgacaaaaatgtcggaaaaaggaacaaatttacaaaaaggtgacaaatgtctgagaaagccacaaaaaagtccgaacaaaaatgaggaaaacagctaccaaaatgttaaaataaagtgaaactctccatgtctggcccttggtgtgattctctctttccagtgtggccctctgggaaaatgagtttgacccccctgacCTACAGGATGGAAACACTATAACACCAAATAATAAAATgactgatggctgaattccatttagctgcttcattttcagggtcctggttttgtgcatgctgactcactgtcaCACTTATGGCTTACTACAATTGAAACGAACAGAGCTATTGTTAATGTTATTCATAACATCTGCCtgatgacaagtcaaaatgtcttttcATAATGTCAGTTTCTACTTTGTCAATATTTCGCAAATTTTTCTGGGGGCATACTAAATCATACTAAAGAATCGTTTGAGACAGTGTCAAGGGTCATGTTGTGTATGACCATACGCTTTATTAGATTCTCTGTGTGGGGATTCCCTGTTTTTCTGGGTGTTATTCAAAGATATTAAGATGATGCATGGCTTTCAGTTCACCATGTCTCCAATTATAGAAATGACCGTACCTGTGACTAGAAGGACACCTGAGCGGTTCAAGAGAAGTAAACTCCCTGAAGCTATTCAGCTCTTAAGTTGTTAACTGTTGGCAATTTTGTCTGGATATATAATTCATTCTCAACAGTATTTCCATCTGGGAGCAAGATTAAAATTGGGTTTAGCATCAACGAAAAAATGGTCGTTGGCAAAAGATTCACACATATgcagttttgaaaaaaacatgtacatTTCAACTTTACTAAGATGGATTTTTCATTGCCTTGTCATGGAAGAGTAGGttgatttttttcaactacAGATattaaaacatctttttttttagtcACAGATCTTATTTTGACAATAATTCTTTGGATATAATTGCTAAGTAAGAAAATAATGTGTGTTGTCATGAAATTCATTGCAATTTATCTTCACAAAGAATAGGGAAATGCCAATAATTACTTTGCAAGGGTTGGTTAaaatgcacagagtgaggcacGCTGAAACTAAACTAGAGTGACAAGTATTAACATATGTCTGCTGATGGAGGAATTTCTGTTACGCTGACTTACCCATCCTTTAATCTTCTGCTTATGAATTCTATCATATGATCATTGCCATTAAACATGCCAATGTTCCACTTACTCATTTGTCTACGTTGTTAATTACTCATTGGCTTTGTATACATAACTAAAATGACTTTTCACAGGTAACTGGCTACACAGTGTCTGTTCTTTACCGCTGACTCAGGTGCCATTGTCTTCATTTAGCCTGGAGATCATCTTCCACCGTGTGCCTGCGTTGCTTTAGACACACAACATTTGACTCATGATGCACCCACTCCTTTCCTACAGTGAATCAGTCTTTCCGGGTTGTGCAGTTGATTCATTGGGAACCACTGGCAGTCCGGGACTGTTAACAGCCACACAGCCATGGTGAACATGGCGCCTCATGCATGTTAAAAACAGTGAGGGCTACAGTAGGTTGAGATTAGATTCTAAGGACAGGGTTAGAGGTTACACAGTGTACCAGTGAAGCAAATTCTATTTCTAACTTCTATTTCTATTTAATGTGTATATTCTTATCTGTTGGGTTGCATTTGAACTGCTCTAACTCGTATAGTGCTTGGAACCTATCAACAAGTCCAAATCAAGTTTCAAGTCCCTGAgggcaagtccaagtcatttttAAAGGGCTGTACTTGATATTCAGAACACTAATATGCCAGTAAACAAATATTGGCTATGTATATtggagtaatggcgtcctgagcaTTGAATGAAGTcccactccctctgtgtgtgtgttgtaatctgagGTTGTCTGTTCTTTGTGTgggtatttgacgagttggggaACAGTTCGCGAGAGctgtgtggaggcaatcccagacCATGTTTTTTCTGACTatcgagtacagcccctttaacaAATTGCAAGTGAAGAATTTTGTTCATCAAAATGACATGGCTTTTGACgatgacattttcttttcaaaaggGGTAATTGCTTTCACATACATTAGTTTTTAACCCTAGTCTGCCTCCTTTTCCAGCAGCTGCAATAAATATGCAGAGGAGAAATCACTCTGCACAAAATCATCTGATAAGTGTTTCATGGTTATTTATTTGCGCTTTAGAACGTAATCACTGTGAAACAATCATAACATAAGATTTATTTAGCTCTCCCTGCTGTACAATGACAGTAGCTACAAAACATTAGTTCTGCTGGTGTACAGCTGGATGGGAGTATGTGATGTTAGCTGTTCACTGAATATGACGTGCCCATTTTTTAGCATTTAAGGTAATTGTTATGCATTGCTCCCGGGTTGACCCAGGTGATCTCTGAATTGTCATGACCCATGTAAACTGGCTTGGTATGAATTTCCAAAAGGTGGGTTGAACCCTGATCAGACAACCCTAGCCCAACCCTGGTAGGTGGTGTGAAAGAGGAATAAGAGTGAAGTGGTTGAAGGGGGTGGCAGAGGAGCAGAACAGGTGTGGTGCTCTTGCTGCTGCTCAGCTAAAGTCAACACCCAAAGCAAAACACCTTCATACCTTTGGCCAACCAGCCACATAATGTTGAATTTGACATGGCCCTAAAAAATTGTTGCAAGTAGTCTACTAAGTAAGAGGTTTTGCTTCATCATTTCTCAGTCATTTTTCAACAGCCCTAAAATTAGAAGACGATGCCCTGATTTATGTGGAAAAGTTAAGGGGGTGGGGGCACATTCCATGACTGCTGTAGGCAGGAAGTTTTGGAATCTCCATGGAAATTAATGCAAAACACAGAGCTCCACAGTTATTTTTCCAAGTATTTTGCACAGGCTTTTAGTGCAAAATGTGCTCCAAAGCCTCTGAAAGGAGACAGATGATTTGTTACCAATTGTCCCCTCTATTGCTGCCAGACAAATTGATTTACTCACATTATGATACAAATGGTGCATGGCTTTGAAAGTGCAATAACTGTAGAGGCAAGACAAATATAAGCAAAGCAAACTAAgtaaattcaattaaattcaattttatttatagtatcaaatcataacaagagttatctaaAGAAactacagatagagtaggtcttcGTTATCTCAGAACAACTTCATCTGTTCTTGATCCCCTATGACTGATGCTGTGGTCAAGTGAAAACCATTCACAGTTACTAGGAGTCATCATGATAGATGCAACAGTCATTCCTGATGTGTGTGGAATGCACACATACGTAggattgattcttttttttcctttcttttaggACACTTGAGCATCCTCAGGAATGATTCTCCCCCTGGGAAGCTGTTCAAA
The Perca fluviatilis chromosome 9, GENO_Pfluv_1.0, whole genome shotgun sequence genome window above contains:
- the sap130a gene encoding histone deacetylase complex subunit SAP130a; translation: MSSQQFPRHGLPASSGGAPQIPAAGNLVSITQPSNPSDADSSRDADHGHQDHPHAGGGGSLAFRDDKQETMVVRPYPQVQTLGQPQATPQTVAIKPGTPVTVPAPSVHLPQGQPAVLTEGQMKAVLKLPMPSRLIAPAPASNQGHIPIPSKVPGHITVTIESSIAPTPSIPVATISGQQGHSSNLHHLMPANIQIIRGSAPALQIGTPTVPPQTFTSHLPRGAAAAAVMSNPKTVLRPATGASAGPGQPTVQHIIHQTIQSRPTVTTSTAVLPTVVAPISATRTQSPVISPSVTHSAEVAHGRPGLTIHPPPATVSIQRSQTSRDTATRITLPSHPAIGAQKLQPPHTMTQKPIFSPVTPVAAATVAPIVATNTISSTTTIGSVPHSQMTSNTIVTMTMASHSSHATAVTTSAIPVAKVVPQPISSRVQSDYPGERTNLIPIPGHRSSPNSVTMEARSDNRPSVPVQFQYFLPAYSSSYPLTHTYTPISSSVSTIRQYPVTPQAPSSALPTQAGVGVATTVHLNHMQLMAVDRIGLPSAQISTQGIQQAPITAQGIQPAPIGVQGLHTSAPIGAQGLQQAPIVTQQQQQQAQSEAKPGVVLADGFVASPISSTFSTTQPVATMVQAHAQGGVGGAPPLVSSPRPSILRKKPANEGCVRKNLIPAQPSEPGSGRIESGVRGAGSPRPAGVKPKAEVHMTVAPPVMATVEALPSQGGEQQGVSSNAQHLAQAIPTMLATPGPVPPSQPSTVLSALPAAMAVTPPVPASMANTVASPTQPAASSTAACAASSACPDLKIKQEVETIETSQPDPNSNLSSASALNTQASTLNPPAIGDLIPGASPRKKPRKQQHVISTEESEMVETNSTDEEKAPGRPITGRAERRESPPREYVDEEGVRYVPVRPRPPVTLLRHYRNPWKAAYHHFQRYSDIRVKEEKKGSLQDMANQRGVACRAQGWKIHLCAAQLRQLSSLEHDVYSRLSTLQEGLIPKKRAGSDDDLHRINELIQGNMQRCKLVMDQVTEARDTMMKVLDHKEKVLKLLNKNGAVKKSSKLKRKERA